A region from the Thermococcus sp. Bubb.Bath genome encodes:
- a CDS encoding antitoxin family protein yields MVEEIEVVYENGVFKPLKKPQLKDKEKVIIIVKEKVITKDFIKRLEKLSKTLPKVQNPSKLLEEDRR; encoded by the coding sequence ATGGTGGAGGAGATAGAGGTAGTTTACGAGAACGGGGTTTTCAAGCCCCTCAAAAAGCCCCAACTCAAGGACAAAGAGAAAGTCATCATAATAGTTAAAGAGAAAGTTATCACAAAAGACTTCATTAAGAGGCTCGAAAAACTCAGCAAAACTCTTCCAAAAGTCCAAAATCCCTCAAAGCTCCTTGAGGAGGACAGGCGATGA
- a CDS encoding type II toxin-antitoxin system VapC family toxin produces the protein MIVIDANVLIDALLERNPERRNLAIEFFNIIEGKPVYVPRIFIVEVLSIARRLGIELDHQTLLPLIEEFNVKSEGELFNLAVYVAENIHPKAVDAYYIATAILTGSILMSNDRIMVQNSRRAGINAFYLLMEVEELKQFLNHR, from the coding sequence ATGATAGTGATCGATGCAAACGTCCTAATAGATGCACTACTCGAGAGAAATCCAGAACGCCGAAATTTGGCGATTGAATTTTTCAACATTATTGAAGGAAAACCCGTCTATGTTCCAAGGATTTTCATAGTGGAGGTTCTATCTATAGCAAGACGACTCGGCATCGAACTTGATCACCAAACACTGCTCCCGCTCATAGAGGAGTTTAACGTCAAGAGCGAGGGTGAACTGTTTAATCTGGCAGTTTATGTTGCGGAGAACATACATCCCAAGGCTGTTGATGCCTACTATATAGCGACCGCCATACTTACAGGTAGCATTCTTATGTCAAACGATAGGATCATGGTTCAAAACAGTAGGAGAGCTGGCATCAATGCCTTCTATCTACTTATGGAGGTTGAAGAACTGAAACAATTTCTAAACCATAGATAG
- a CDS encoding radical SAM protein codes for MGIKMRWEDFARSMGVEPQILENKEARVLKEFVMELKFPTHCQGCQGLDPSNPNPVHHPSYELTPACNHDCIFCYSNVAVKLGKAPKPGYYGWENPYAITVSQYGEPLISPRIVEVNRMLRERFPNARLDLQTNGSLLTKELWEKLDFDLVMISLDAASREKHLKITKADTFENVINALRIVGRDKSVRSVVRTIFMPGINDEDIPKIAELAASIGIDEMMLQPLTIHELNVERLKKAGLDFERAESIREFLKAAMEAKRYIDVRISGCQLAVYRTMDPITLFSAKRVAREVAPVVKREATDL; via the coding sequence ATGGGTATAAAGATGAGATGGGAAGACTTCGCGAGGAGCATGGGGGTTGAGCCCCAGATACTGGAAAACAAAGAGGCGAGAGTCCTTAAGGAGTTTGTTATGGAGCTGAAGTTTCCAACTCACTGTCAGGGCTGCCAGGGACTTGATCCGAGCAATCCAAATCCGGTTCACCACCCGAGCTACGAGCTAACTCCAGCCTGCAACCACGACTGCATCTTCTGCTACTCCAATGTAGCGGTGAAGCTTGGGAAGGCGCCAAAGCCCGGCTACTACGGCTGGGAAAACCCCTACGCGATAACCGTCTCCCAGTACGGGGAGCCGCTGATAAGCCCGCGCATAGTCGAGGTTAACAGAATGCTCCGCGAGAGGTTTCCGAATGCGAGGTTAGACCTCCAGACCAACGGCTCCCTCCTGACCAAGGAGCTCTGGGAGAAGCTCGACTTTGACCTCGTGATGATAAGCCTCGACGCCGCGAGCAGGGAGAAGCACCTCAAAATCACCAAAGCGGACACATTTGAAAACGTCATCAACGCTCTCAGGATAGTTGGGAGAGACAAGTCAGTCCGCTCAGTTGTAAGGACTATCTTCATGCCAGGTATAAACGACGAAGACATACCAAAAATAGCAGAACTTGCCGCCTCCATTGGGATAGACGAGATGATGCTCCAGCCTCTGACTATCCACGAACTGAACGTTGAGCGGCTGAAGAAAGCCGGTCTCGACTTTGAGAGAGCCGAGAGCATCAGGGAGTTCCTAAAAGCAGCTATGGAGGCCAAAAGGTACATAGACGTGAGAATAAGCGGCTGCCAGCTGGCTGTTTACAGGACGATGGATCCGATAACTCTCTTCAGCGCGAAGAGGGTTGCAAGGGAAGTCGCACCTGTCGTTAAAAGGGAAGCCACGGACCTCTAA
- a CDS encoding ABC transporter permease yields MFPVGAATRILKELAVVTIALVITGVLIAQAEHRIYGAEGLYGQYNVQRGNETSSRTSFLGLKESLHSLEDYLNYSIAVFKNEKGKQIEKKTENGVYRFYIPSPREKFMHMYGTTPQHAILLTFTVLSLSMVLIFLAGLYWGVHAGYKRGWSDRILSALAPVFSGIPGWFWAILLMWLLWWRLDLSTINYIDYIKHAQGMKRLGITTYLNALLLPVATLTLSNIVVYAFNVRNLIVRESGSEHVLVDILKGLPERRIMKKLLRTVLPSFLTFTSYNFLGLMINAMAVEYLFSVPGIGYVFARSVKTVYFFTPTGAMHRYIFFNGKGLFFVALVMGLFYFLNSALMEVLYLRLDPRVRHDVGEG; encoded by the coding sequence GTGTTCCCTGTGGGGGCCGCCACGAGAATACTGAAAGAGTTGGCGGTTGTAACCATCGCCCTGGTGATAACCGGAGTGCTGATAGCCCAGGCAGAGCATCGAATTTATGGTGCCGAGGGTTTATACGGGCAATACAACGTCCAGCGGGGAAATGAAACTTCAAGCCGGACGAGTTTCCTGGGGCTAAAGGAGAGCCTACACTCATTAGAGGACTACCTCAACTACTCAATTGCCGTCTTCAAAAACGAAAAAGGAAAACAGATAGAGAAGAAAACCGAGAACGGAGTATACAGATTTTACATACCATCCCCCAGGGAGAAGTTCATGCACATGTACGGCACGACCCCCCAGCACGCCATTCTGCTTACATTCACTGTCCTCTCACTCAGCATGGTTCTGATTTTCCTGGCGGGACTTTACTGGGGTGTCCATGCAGGATACAAGAGGGGGTGGAGCGACAGGATACTGTCAGCGCTGGCCCCCGTCTTCTCTGGAATCCCCGGATGGTTCTGGGCAATCCTTCTGATGTGGCTGCTCTGGTGGAGGCTCGACCTTTCGACCATAAACTACATCGACTACATAAAACACGCTCAGGGCATGAAGAGGCTGGGCATAACAACGTATCTGAACGCCCTCCTTCTCCCGGTTGCAACATTAACGCTCTCAAACATCGTCGTCTACGCGTTCAACGTCAGGAACCTGATAGTCAGGGAGAGCGGCTCGGAGCACGTCCTGGTCGACATCCTGAAGGGTCTTCCCGAAAGGAGGATAATGAAAAAGCTGCTTAGAACCGTCCTCCCCTCGTTCCTGACGTTCACAAGCTACAACTTCCTCGGCCTCATGATAAACGCCATGGCCGTGGAGTACCTCTTCAGCGTGCCGGGTATAGGCTATGTCTTCGCCAGATCAGTGAAAACGGTGTACTTCTTCACCCCAACTGGGGCCATGCACAGGTATATATTCTTCAATGGAAAGGGGCTTTTCTTCGTTGCCTTGGTTATGGGGTTGTTCTACTTCCTCAACTCGGCCCTGATGGAGGTTCTGTACCTGAGGCTCGATCCGAGGGTGAGACACGATGTTGGGGAGGGGTAA
- a CDS encoding ABC transporter permease, which translates to MLGRGKGRTAAILIVLAFVVFSIVGPYTVNQEKIKNWDNETYWSINPRGVPPDWYGWIMNLPPTEWLKGDFENGSYVFTYDFHYSASPQEILILSNSTSSLRVDIIGPDGRRYTVWNGPVYGIARPSRLPQTFSRIAKEKCGITVSEGDILFRNAYNIIFSKPNGDCYDHPDFLKGTYRITVSGNPPLTKRDGVRIRVIGRTYGNLGTDTLGRDVWAGFAWGARDTIATAILGAAILTMLGLFLGAGSAMSGWMGNLADFISKLVTVTPTLPAAVALVIIASRITPNYTMRISSLNMALILGILLMGNTSRNIRSIVEEELRKEYVESARALGGNSLWILRKHVSRVLLPYTAYQFSLAVPGMIAFMTLMGFFNVVPGLNWGALMSQTLRTYGKFTMAWWQVVPVGTAIGLIALGFVWLTKEIEYEFLRK; encoded by the coding sequence ATGTTGGGGAGGGGTAAAGGGAGAACCGCGGCGATCCTCATAGTCCTAGCATTCGTGGTGTTCTCAATAGTGGGGCCGTACACAGTGAATCAGGAGAAGATAAAGAACTGGGACAACGAGACTTACTGGTCGATAAACCCAAGGGGCGTTCCCCCCGACTGGTACGGCTGGATTATGAACCTCCCACCCACGGAATGGCTCAAGGGGGACTTTGAAAACGGCAGCTACGTTTTTACCTACGACTTCCACTATTCAGCGTCACCGCAGGAGATACTCATTCTAAGTAACTCGACGTCGAGTTTGAGGGTTGACATCATCGGCCCGGATGGAAGGAGATACACGGTATGGAACGGCCCGGTTTATGGAATCGCCAGGCCCTCAAGGCTCCCTCAAACTTTCTCAAGGATAGCAAAGGAAAAGTGCGGAATAACCGTCAGTGAAGGGGACATCCTCTTCAGAAACGCCTACAACATAATATTCTCAAAGCCAAACGGGGATTGCTACGACCACCCTGATTTCCTTAAGGGAACCTACAGGATAACAGTGAGCGGAAACCCACCCCTAACCAAACGGGATGGAGTGAGAATAAGGGTAATCGGGAGAACGTACGGGAACCTCGGGACGGACACCCTGGGAAGGGACGTTTGGGCGGGCTTTGCGTGGGGAGCGAGGGACACCATAGCCACTGCAATCCTTGGGGCGGCGATATTGACCATGCTGGGCCTCTTTCTAGGGGCTGGCAGCGCCATGTCTGGCTGGATGGGGAATCTGGCCGATTTCATCTCAAAACTGGTAACCGTCACGCCAACCCTCCCGGCGGCCGTTGCTTTGGTCATAATAGCCTCAAGGATAACCCCCAACTACACCATGAGGATAAGCTCACTGAACATGGCGCTCATCCTGGGGATTCTCCTCATGGGGAACACATCGCGGAACATACGCTCAATAGTCGAAGAAGAGCTCAGGAAAGAGTACGTGGAGTCTGCCAGAGCCCTGGGCGGGAACTCCCTCTGGATTCTGAGAAAGCACGTCTCCAGGGTTCTCCTGCCCTACACTGCTTATCAGTTCTCACTCGCGGTGCCAGGGATGATAGCGTTCATGACGCTCATGGGATTCTTCAATGTGGTTCCTGGACTCAACTGGGGGGCCCTGATGAGCCAGACCCTCAGAACCTACGGAAAGTTCACCATGGCATGGTGGCAGGTCGTTCCCGTTGGGACTGCCATAGGCCTCATCGCCCTGGGTTTCGTCTGGCTCACGAAGGAAATTGAATACGAGTTCCTGAGAAAATAG
- a CDS encoding 7-cyano-7-deazaguanine synthase, protein MLKCSLCIHDERTAKIDIIDGKPVCRECQLYLKHPFDRGKIRRELDELMENVDRAVLAYSGGKDSVVALYLAKEVYKVPELEAVMIDHGLMAEEAIENAERIAEYLGVPFKVLRYDYSDIFREALLKAQSPCRACSRRTIEKLRKYALRNGYRYIITGHELPFGHHPYRLMKGGITQIRLLSLMPEKERFEILKKLPFEFPELPGYTTNCLILGPALQRYWEVHGHSFEHRRIAALVRYGLMEREKAEREVQRPEVPGEQWEFVLRKLKLEGVRIEKGRVRISPQITPSSARQGQP, encoded by the coding sequence ATGCTCAAGTGTTCACTGTGTATTCACGACGAGAGAACGGCTAAGATAGACATCATAGACGGAAAACCAGTATGCAGGGAGTGCCAGCTCTACCTGAAGCACCCCTTCGATAGGGGGAAAATAAGAAGGGAACTCGATGAACTCATGGAAAACGTAGACAGGGCAGTTCTAGCATACTCCGGAGGAAAAGACAGCGTGGTGGCACTTTATTTGGCAAAAGAGGTCTACAAGGTTCCGGAACTGGAGGCCGTTATGATAGACCACGGTCTCATGGCAGAAGAGGCCATAGAGAACGCGGAGAGGATAGCAGAATACCTGGGAGTACCGTTCAAAGTTCTCCGTTACGATTACTCCGACATCTTCAGAGAAGCCCTCCTAAAGGCCCAAAGCCCATGCAGGGCATGCTCCAGAAGAACCATAGAGAAGCTGAGGAAGTACGCACTAAGAAACGGCTATAGGTACATAATCACGGGACACGAGCTTCCATTCGGCCACCATCCGTACAGGCTCATGAAAGGTGGAATAACGCAGATAAGGCTCCTCTCGCTGATGCCCGAGAAGGAGCGGTTTGAAATCCTGAAAAAACTCCCCTTCGAGTTCCCGGAGCTTCCGGGCTACACCACGAACTGCCTCATCCTCGGGCCGGCCCTGCAGAGGTACTGGGAAGTCCACGGGCACAGCTTCGAGCACAGGCGGATAGCGGCACTGGTGAGGTACGGACTGATGGAAAGAGAGAAGGCCGAGAGGGAAGTCCAAAGACCGGAGGTTCCAGGGGAACAGTGGGAGTTCGTACTGAGAAAACTCAAACTCGAAGGGGTGAGAATTGAAAAGGGGAGAGTCCGTATCAGTCCGCAGATAACGCCTTCTTCAGCTCGACAAGGGCAACCCTAA
- a CDS encoding alanine--tRNA ligase-related protein, translating into MTGKLFYQDPYLQEATAKIVRVVSPDKGKLALLLDRTIFYPEGGGQPSDRGIIEGDGFRFLVEKVNGKDEIWHEGKLEGRTPEVGEEVRLILDWEWRYENMRQHTGQHILSAIIKGLYGAETTGFQIFEDYNKIEIDYPGELSWEMINEIERKTNEVIWGDLPVEIEVYHELSDELKEILRKNVSEKVKPPIRIVRIGTVDVTPCGGTHVKSTREIGFLKILRFYRKSRKLWRIEFVAGNRALKALNDLLSDYWASLDEMPNKNPPLVERVKKLQDVINRLEMEKDELRETLWEWKGRYLWEKAEVINGLRVVTHVEDSPMKDASAFAIYLADKNPDTVVLLAGENYAVFARNEGVRISMRELMRGVLEKTGGGGGGSDNLAKGGGFKKKPEEVLRVALVELKKALSAD; encoded by the coding sequence ATGACTGGGAAGCTGTTCTATCAGGATCCTTACTTACAAGAGGCAACCGCAAAAATAGTCAGAGTAGTATCCCCGGACAAAGGAAAGTTGGCCCTTCTCCTCGACCGGACGATATTTTATCCAGAAGGGGGTGGCCAGCCTTCGGACAGGGGAATCATTGAGGGTGATGGCTTCAGGTTTCTCGTCGAAAAGGTCAATGGAAAAGACGAAATCTGGCACGAGGGGAAACTTGAAGGAAGAACTCCAGAGGTTGGAGAAGAAGTCAGGCTAATCCTCGACTGGGAGTGGAGATATGAGAACATGCGTCAGCACACCGGCCAGCACATCCTCTCCGCGATAATTAAAGGCCTTTATGGGGCTGAGACAACTGGCTTTCAGATTTTTGAGGATTACAACAAGATTGAGATAGATTATCCCGGCGAGCTGAGCTGGGAGATGATAAACGAGATAGAGCGGAAAACCAACGAGGTCATCTGGGGAGACCTGCCCGTGGAGATTGAGGTATATCATGAACTTTCGGATGAGCTGAAGGAAATCCTTAGGAAGAACGTCTCTGAAAAGGTAAAGCCCCCCATTAGGATCGTACGGATTGGAACTGTCGATGTAACCCCTTGCGGCGGAACTCACGTGAAGAGCACTCGCGAGATCGGCTTCCTCAAGATACTCAGGTTCTATCGGAAGAGCAGGAAGCTCTGGAGGATAGAGTTCGTCGCTGGAAACCGGGCGTTGAAAGCACTTAACGACCTCCTCTCCGACTACTGGGCTTCACTCGATGAGATGCCGAACAAGAACCCTCCGCTCGTTGAAAGGGTTAAAAAACTGCAAGACGTCATCAACCGGCTAGAAATGGAGAAAGACGAACTCAGAGAGACCCTCTGGGAATGGAAAGGCAGGTACCTCTGGGAGAAGGCGGAAGTAATAAACGGGCTCAGGGTTGTTACCCACGTCGAAGACTCCCCAATGAAGGACGCCTCTGCCTTCGCCATATACCTCGCCGACAAAAACCCTGATACGGTCGTCCTCCTAGCAGGAGAGAACTACGCCGTCTTCGCGAGGAACGAGGGGGTTAGGATATCGATGCGGGAGCTCATGAGGGGGGTTCTCGAAAAAACGGGTGGAGGTGGGGGAGGAAGCGACAACCTCGCCAAGGGGGGAGGGTTTAAGAAAAAACCGGAAGAAGTTCTTAGGGTTGCCCTTGTCGAGCTGAAGAAGGCGTTATCTGCGGACTGA
- a CDS encoding V-type ATP synthase subunit D produces the protein MAELLNVKPTRMELLNLKRRITLAKKGHKLLKDKQDALVMEFFTIYDEALQLRGELNKKMEAAFDVLLKAQLKTGTLPLREASIGVNPNNEVEIKQRNVMGVPVPLIEAESFKRSAGERGYALVSTGPEVDLVAEKFEEVLDLAVRLAEVEETLKRLAKEIEVTKRRVNALEYIIIPRMEATVKFIKQRLDEMERENFFRLKRVKALIEARAQAEEA, from the coding sequence ATGGCAGAGCTGCTCAACGTGAAGCCCACTAGGATGGAGCTCCTTAACCTTAAGAGACGCATCACGTTGGCCAAGAAGGGCCACAAGCTCCTTAAGGACAAGCAGGACGCCCTCGTCATGGAGTTCTTCACAATCTACGACGAGGCTCTCCAGCTTAGGGGGGAACTCAACAAAAAGATGGAGGCCGCCTTTGACGTCCTCCTCAAGGCCCAGCTTAAGACGGGAACCCTTCCCCTCAGGGAAGCCTCCATCGGTGTCAACCCCAATAATGAGGTCGAGATAAAGCAGAGGAACGTTATGGGCGTTCCGGTTCCGCTCATCGAGGCTGAGTCCTTCAAGAGGAGTGCCGGGGAGAGGGGCTACGCTCTGGTGTCCACCGGGCCTGAGGTCGACCTCGTGGCCGAGAAGTTCGAGGAAGTCCTTGATCTGGCCGTCCGCCTGGCGGAGGTGGAGGAGACCCTCAAGAGGCTCGCCAAAGAGATAGAGGTCACGAAGAGGCGCGTTAACGCACTGGAATACATCATCATCCCGCGTATGGAGGCAACTGTGAAGTTCATCAAGCAGAGACTCGATGAGATGGAGCGCGAGAACTTCTTCAGGCTCAAGAGGGTCAAGGCCCTCATTGAAGCAAGGGCACAGGCCGAGGAGGCATGA
- a CDS encoding ATP synthase subunit B, producing the protein MPGMEYSTVSKIYGPLMIVQGVKGVAYGEVVEIETGSGEKRKGQVLEAREDMAIVQVFEGTRDLDVKSTSVRFTGETLKVPVSMDMLGRVFNGIGKPIDGGPEIIPEDRRDVHGAPLNPVARAYPRDFIQTGVSAIDGMNTLVRGQKLPIFSGSGLPHNMLAAQIARQAKVLGEEEQFAVVFAAMGITYEEANFFKNSFEETGAIERAVLFLNLADDPAIERIITPRMALTVAEYLAFDYDMQVLVILTDMTNYCEALREISAAREEVPGRRGYPGYLYTDLATIYERAGRVRGRNGSITQMPILTMPDDDITHPIPDLTGYITEGQIVLSRELHRKGIYPPIDVLPSLSRLMKDGIGKGRTRDDHPQVSQQLYAAYAEGRSLRDLVAVVGEEALSETDRKYLKFADRFEREFVAQRYDEDRSIEETLDLGWELLAELPESELKRVRKEYILKYHPKYRKRGG; encoded by the coding sequence ATGCCAGGAATGGAGTACTCAACCGTTAGCAAGATTTACGGGCCGCTCATGATCGTCCAGGGCGTTAAGGGAGTTGCCTACGGTGAGGTCGTTGAGATAGAAACCGGAAGCGGAGAGAAGAGGAAGGGGCAGGTTCTTGAGGCTAGGGAGGACATGGCTATCGTCCAGGTCTTTGAGGGCACCCGTGACTTGGACGTCAAGAGCACGAGCGTTCGCTTCACCGGCGAGACCCTCAAGGTCCCGGTTTCAATGGACATGCTCGGGAGGGTCTTCAACGGTATAGGTAAGCCGATCGATGGGGGCCCTGAGATCATCCCCGAGGACAGGAGAGACGTCCACGGTGCGCCGCTCAACCCTGTCGCCCGTGCTTATCCAAGGGACTTCATCCAGACGGGTGTCTCTGCAATAGACGGCATGAACACCCTTGTTAGGGGCCAGAAGCTCCCGATATTCAGCGGTTCTGGATTACCGCACAACATGCTCGCGGCCCAGATTGCAAGGCAGGCGAAGGTCCTCGGTGAGGAGGAGCAGTTCGCTGTCGTCTTCGCCGCTATGGGTATCACCTACGAAGAGGCCAACTTCTTCAAGAATAGCTTCGAGGAGACTGGTGCAATAGAGAGGGCCGTTCTGTTCCTCAATCTTGCCGACGACCCAGCCATCGAGCGTATCATTACCCCGCGTATGGCCCTCACAGTTGCGGAGTACCTCGCCTTCGACTACGACATGCAGGTTCTTGTCATCCTCACGGATATGACAAACTACTGTGAGGCTTTGAGGGAAATTTCAGCAGCAAGAGAAGAGGTTCCAGGAAGGCGCGGTTATCCAGGTTACCTCTACACTGATCTGGCTACAATTTACGAGCGTGCTGGTAGGGTTAGGGGCAGGAATGGTTCCATCACGCAGATGCCCATCCTCACGATGCCGGATGACGATATCACCCACCCGATTCCAGACCTTACCGGTTACATCACCGAGGGGCAGATAGTCCTCAGCAGGGAGCTCCACAGGAAGGGTATCTACCCGCCCATCGACGTTCTCCCGTCCCTTAGCCGTCTGATGAAGGACGGTATCGGTAAGGGCAGGACGAGGGACGACCACCCGCAGGTCAGCCAGCAGCTCTATGCCGCCTACGCAGAAGGAAGGTCGCTCAGGGACCTCGTCGCCGTTGTCGGTGAGGAGGCTTTGAGTGAGACTGACAGGAAGTACCTCAAGTTCGCCGACAGGTTCGAGAGGGAGTTCGTCGCCCAGAGGTATGACGAGGACAGGAGCATCGAAGAGACCCTCGACCTTGGCTGGGAGCTTCTCGCTGAGCTTCCGGAGAGCGAGCTCAAGCGTGTCAGGAAGGAGTACATCCTCAAGTACCACCCGAAGTATAGGAAGAGGGGCGGGTGA
- a CDS encoding ATP synthase subunit A: MGKIIRVTGPLVVADEMKGSKMYEVVRVGEMGLIGEIIRLEGDRAVIQVYEETAGIKPGEPVVGTGASLSVELGPGLLTAMYDGIQRPLETLRSLSGDFIARGLTAPALPRDKKWHFTPKVKVGDKVVGGDILGVVPETSIIEHKILVPPWVEGEVIEIAEEGDYPIEEAIAKVKKPDGSVEELKMYHRWPVRLKRPYKQKLPPEVPLLTGQRTIDTFFSQAKGGTAAIPGPFGSGKTVTQHQLAKWSDAQVVVYIGCGERGNEMTDVLEEFPKLKDPKTGKPLMERTVLIANTSNMPVAAREASIYTGITIAEYFRDMGYDVALMADSTSRWAEALREISGRLEEMPGEEGYPAYLASKIAEFYERAGRVIALGGEERVGSVSVIGAVSPPGGDFSEPVVQNTLRVVKVFWALDADLARRRHFPAINWLRSYSLYVDSIQDWWHKNVDPEWREMRDQAMALLQKEAELQEIVRIVGPDALPDKEKAVLIVTRMLREDYLQQDAFDEVDTYCPPKKQVTMMRVILNFYSRTMDAVERGIPVEEIAKLPVREKIGRMKFEPELEKVRALIDETNQQFDELIKKYGA; the protein is encoded by the coding sequence ATGGGAAAGATAATCCGTGTTACGGGACCCCTCGTCGTTGCAGACGAGATGAAAGGTTCCAAGATGTACGAGGTCGTCCGTGTCGGAGAAATGGGACTCATAGGGGAAATCATTCGCCTTGAAGGGGACAGGGCAGTCATCCAGGTCTACGAGGAAACCGCGGGTATAAAGCCCGGAGAACCTGTCGTTGGAACGGGTGCATCGCTCAGCGTTGAGCTCGGTCCGGGGTTGCTAACGGCCATGTACGACGGTATTCAGAGGCCGCTCGAAACCCTCCGGAGCCTCAGCGGTGACTTCATAGCCAGGGGTCTTACGGCCCCGGCCCTTCCAAGGGACAAGAAGTGGCACTTCACTCCAAAGGTCAAGGTTGGCGACAAGGTCGTCGGTGGAGACATCCTGGGTGTCGTCCCAGAGACCAGCATCATTGAGCACAAGATCCTCGTTCCACCCTGGGTTGAGGGGGAGGTCATCGAGATCGCCGAGGAAGGGGATTACCCCATCGAGGAGGCCATAGCCAAGGTCAAGAAGCCGGACGGGAGTGTTGAAGAGCTTAAAATGTACCACCGCTGGCCCGTCCGTCTCAAGAGGCCCTACAAGCAGAAGCTCCCGCCGGAGGTCCCGCTCCTGACCGGTCAGAGAACTATAGACACCTTCTTCAGTCAGGCCAAGGGTGGAACCGCGGCCATTCCTGGGCCGTTCGGTTCGGGTAAGACCGTTACCCAGCACCAGCTCGCAAAGTGGAGCGACGCGCAGGTGGTCGTTTACATCGGTTGCGGTGAGCGCGGTAACGAGATGACCGATGTCCTTGAGGAGTTCCCGAAGCTCAAGGATCCGAAGACCGGAAAGCCGCTCATGGAGAGAACCGTTTTGATAGCCAACACCTCGAACATGCCCGTCGCTGCCCGTGAGGCCTCAATATACACCGGAATCACCATCGCCGAGTACTTCAGGGACATGGGCTACGACGTGGCCCTAATGGCTGACTCCACTTCGAGGTGGGCCGAGGCCCTCCGTGAGATCTCGGGCCGTCTTGAGGAGATGCCCGGTGAGGAAGGCTACCCGGCCTACCTCGCAAGCAAGATAGCCGAGTTCTACGAGCGTGCCGGCCGTGTTATTGCCCTCGGGGGCGAGGAGAGGGTCGGTAGTGTCTCGGTCATCGGTGCTGTTTCACCGCCCGGTGGTGACTTCAGCGAGCCGGTCGTCCAGAACACCCTCCGTGTCGTTAAGGTCTTCTGGGCACTGGATGCGGATCTTGCCAGGAGGAGGCACTTCCCGGCCATTAACTGGTTGAGGAGCTACTCGCTCTACGTTGACTCAATCCAGGACTGGTGGCACAAGAACGTTGACCCAGAGTGGAGGGAGATGCGCGACCAGGCAATGGCCCTCCTCCAGAAGGAGGCCGAGCTCCAGGAGATAGTCAGGATCGTCGGTCCGGACGCCCTCCCGGACAAGGAGAAGGCGGTGCTCATCGTCACCAGGATGCTTCGTGAGGACTACCTCCAGCAGGACGCGTTCGACGAGGTCGATACCTACTGCCCGCCGAAGAAGCAGGTTACCATGATGCGCGTTATACTCAACTTCTACAGCAGAACCATGGACGCGGTAGAGAGGGGAATACCAGTTGAGGAGATAGCGAAGCTCCCCGTGAGGGAGAAGATAGGCCGTATGAAGTTTGAGCCCGAACTTGAGAAGGTTAGGGCCCTCATCGACGAGACGAACCAGCAGTTTGATGAGCTCATCAAGAAGTATGGAGCGTGA
- a CDS encoding V-type ATP synthase subunit F codes for MKIAVVGDPDTALGFKLAGAHEVYSFRATPLEYERAKNKLRELIEREDIGIILITEGLAQKVEIPEVKFPIILQVPDKSGSKFGEAQLREIVRRAIGVELKR; via the coding sequence ATGAAGATAGCGGTCGTGGGTGATCCGGACACGGCCCTCGGCTTCAAACTCGCCGGGGCCCATGAGGTTTATTCCTTCAGGGCCACGCCCCTGGAGTATGAGAGGGCGAAGAACAAGCTCAGGGAGCTTATAGAGCGCGAGGATATAGGGATAATCCTGATAACGGAGGGGCTCGCCCAGAAGGTCGAGATTCCGGAGGTAAAGTTTCCGATCATCCTTCAGGTGCCGGACAAGTCCGGTTCGAAGTTTGGAGAGGCCCAGCTTAGGGAGATAGTCAGAAGGGCCATTGGTGTTGAGCTTAAGAGGTGA